A section of the Dermacoccus nishinomiyaensis genome encodes:
- the cobN gene encoding cobaltochelatase subunit CobN has protein sequence MARIALISTSDTDLLSARASGADYAVSNPGRVPTHGDASEGADIVVVRLLGGPQDLCSGFAAYAASGRPVVVLGGEQEPNAALIERSTTPPGVAAQAHEYLAQGGAANLKELHAFLSDTLLMTGEGFEPPVVTPSWGVLERAEIADDAESTDGATATKKPRVAVLFYRAQYVAGNDAYAHALADAIDRAGGIGVPIYVSSLREADAELLDHLAGYDALVTTVLAAGGSRPASAGAGEDDESWDVQALAALDVPIVQGLCLTWSREQWAASDDGMTPLDVATQVAVPEFDGRIISVPFSFKEFDSDGLPSYVADPERCDRVAGIVVGHARLRHLDPSERRIAVMLSAYPTKHSRIGNAVGLDTPVSTIRLLRAMREAGYDLGERGAIPGLDDVEPIEGEELDTTAGNALIHALIAAGGQDPEWLTDAQLTDAHVRIPAALYREWFARLPEDLREGMSEHWGEAPGELFVDRSHDEAGEIVTAALQAGNLVILVQPPRGFGENPIAIYHDPDLPPTHHYVATYRWIEEEFGAHAVVHMGKHGNLEWMPGKSLGMSASCGTDAALGSLPLIYPFLVNDPGEGTEAKRRAHATIVDHLVPPMARAESYGDIARLEQLLDEYGNVSVMDPAKAPALQGEIWTLIRAAELHHDLGLEDMPDEDSFDEFVMHVDGWLCEIKDVQIRDGLHVLGAAPEGEGLTNLVVAMLRSNQLFGGAKDGLPGLRTALGLDPTSDDRDATDNAERHAHALVTALAAAGWDAASVSDVVEAHLAGLADDEVAGVDRAGVEASLRFACTQIVPRLQQTPQEITSVLHALDGGYVAAGPSGSPLRGLVNVLPTGRNFYSVDPKAIPSRLAYETGRAMADSLIARYREDEGALPESVGLSAWGTSAMRTSGDDIGEILALLGIMPIWDEQSRRVVGLEPISLEELGRPRIDVTVRISGFFRDAFPHVVAMIDDAVKLVVDLDEPLDQNFPRAHALADVETHGDERRARTRIFGSKPGSYGAGLLQVMESGNWRSNDDLAEVYTAWGGFAYGRDLDGAPARDDMERNYRRIQVAAKNVDNRESDILDSDDYFQYHGGMVATVKALTGAEPKAYVGDSTSPDAVRTRTLTEETARIFRARVVNPRWISAMQRHGYKGAFELAATVDYLFGFDATSQVVPDWMYESIASEYVLDETNQAFMRHANPWALRGIIEKLGEAAERGLWAEPNPETVAAMQQVYLDVEGELEE, from the coding sequence ATGGCGCGCATCGCCCTCATCTCGACCTCCGACACCGACCTGCTCAGCGCTCGCGCGAGCGGCGCCGACTACGCCGTCTCCAACCCGGGGCGCGTCCCGACGCACGGCGACGCCTCCGAGGGCGCCGACATCGTCGTCGTCCGCCTGCTCGGCGGCCCGCAGGATCTGTGCAGTGGTTTCGCGGCGTACGCCGCCTCCGGCCGTCCCGTCGTCGTCCTCGGCGGTGAGCAGGAGCCCAACGCGGCCCTCATCGAGCGTTCGACGACGCCGCCCGGTGTCGCGGCGCAGGCCCACGAGTACCTCGCGCAGGGCGGTGCGGCGAACCTCAAGGAGCTGCACGCGTTCCTCAGCGACACGCTGCTCATGACCGGCGAAGGCTTCGAACCGCCCGTCGTCACGCCGTCGTGGGGTGTGCTCGAGCGTGCCGAGATCGCCGATGACGCCGAGAGCACCGACGGCGCCACGGCCACGAAGAAGCCCCGCGTCGCGGTGCTCTTCTATCGTGCCCAGTACGTCGCGGGCAACGACGCGTACGCCCATGCCCTCGCCGACGCGATCGACCGCGCCGGCGGCATCGGGGTGCCGATCTACGTCTCCAGCCTGCGCGAGGCCGACGCCGAACTGCTCGACCACCTCGCCGGTTACGACGCGCTCGTGACGACGGTGCTCGCGGCCGGCGGGTCGCGTCCGGCGTCCGCGGGCGCGGGGGAGGACGACGAGAGCTGGGACGTCCAGGCCCTCGCCGCGCTCGACGTCCCCATCGTCCAGGGGCTGTGCCTGACGTGGAGCCGTGAGCAGTGGGCCGCCTCCGATGACGGGATGACGCCGCTCGACGTCGCGACGCAGGTCGCGGTGCCCGAGTTCGACGGGCGCATCATCTCGGTTCCGTTCAGCTTCAAGGAGTTCGACTCGGACGGCCTGCCGTCCTACGTCGCCGACCCGGAGCGCTGCGACCGCGTCGCGGGCATCGTCGTCGGGCACGCGCGGCTGCGTCATCTCGACCCGTCGGAGCGCCGCATCGCGGTCATGCTGTCGGCGTACCCGACGAAGCACTCGCGCATCGGCAACGCCGTTGGCCTCGACACGCCCGTCTCGACGATCCGGCTGCTGCGCGCCATGCGCGAGGCCGGTTACGACCTCGGCGAACGCGGCGCGATCCCCGGTCTCGACGACGTCGAACCGATCGAGGGCGAGGAGCTCGACACGACCGCGGGCAACGCGCTCATCCACGCCCTGATCGCCGCGGGCGGGCAGGACCCGGAGTGGTTGACGGACGCGCAGCTCACCGACGCGCACGTACGTATCCCCGCAGCGCTCTACCGCGAGTGGTTCGCCCGCCTGCCCGAGGATCTGCGCGAGGGGATGAGCGAGCACTGGGGTGAGGCGCCCGGTGAGCTGTTCGTCGACCGCTCCCATGACGAGGCCGGCGAGATCGTCACCGCGGCACTGCAGGCGGGCAACCTCGTCATCCTCGTGCAGCCGCCGCGCGGCTTCGGTGAGAACCCCATCGCGATCTACCACGACCCCGACCTGCCGCCGACGCACCACTACGTCGCGACCTACCGGTGGATCGAGGAGGAGTTCGGCGCCCACGCCGTCGTCCACATGGGCAAGCACGGCAACCTCGAGTGGATGCCGGGCAAGAGCCTCGGCATGTCCGCCTCGTGCGGCACCGATGCCGCGCTCGGCTCGCTGCCGCTCATCTACCCCTTCCTCGTCAACGACCCCGGCGAGGGCACCGAGGCCAAACGACGCGCGCACGCGACGATCGTCGACCACCTCGTGCCGCCGATGGCGCGCGCCGAGAGCTACGGCGACATAGCCCGCCTCGAGCAGCTGCTCGACGAGTACGGCAACGTCAGCGTCATGGACCCGGCGAAGGCGCCGGCGCTGCAGGGCGAGATCTGGACGCTCATCCGCGCGGCCGAGCTGCACCACGACCTCGGCCTCGAGGACATGCCGGACGAGGATTCGTTCGACGAGTTCGTCATGCACGTCGACGGGTGGCTGTGCGAGATCAAGGACGTGCAGATCCGTGACGGTCTGCACGTGCTCGGCGCCGCGCCCGAGGGCGAGGGCCTGACGAACCTCGTCGTCGCGATGCTGCGCTCCAACCAGCTCTTCGGCGGTGCGAAGGACGGGCTGCCGGGCTTGCGCACCGCGCTCGGCCTCGACCCGACGAGTGACGACCGCGACGCCACCGACAACGCCGAGCGGCACGCGCACGCCCTCGTCACCGCATTGGCTGCTGCCGGGTGGGATGCCGCGTCGGTCTCCGATGTCGTCGAGGCGCACCTCGCGGGGTTGGCGGACGACGAGGTCGCCGGCGTCGACCGCGCCGGCGTCGAGGCGTCCCTGCGGTTCGCCTGCACCCAGATCGTGCCGCGTCTGCAGCAGACACCGCAGGAGATCACCTCCGTGCTGCACGCCCTCGACGGTGGGTACGTCGCCGCCGGCCCGAGCGGTTCGCCGCTGCGCGGGCTCGTCAACGTCCTACCGACGGGCCGCAACTTCTACTCGGTCGACCCGAAGGCGATCCCGAGCCGCCTCGCGTACGAGACGGGCCGCGCGATGGCGGATTCGCTCATCGCCCGCTACCGCGAGGACGAGGGCGCGCTGCCCGAATCGGTCGGGCTGTCGGCGTGGGGCACCTCCGCGATGCGCACGAGCGGCGACGACATCGGCGAGATCCTTGCACTGCTGGGCATCATGCCCATCTGGGACGAGCAGTCACGCCGCGTCGTCGGGCTCGAACCGATCAGCCTCGAGGAGCTCGGGCGTCCGCGCATCGACGTCACCGTCCGCATCTCGGGGTTCTTCCGTGACGCCTTCCCGCACGTCGTCGCGATGATCGACGACGCCGTCAAGCTCGTCGTCGACCTCGACGAGCCGCTCGATCAGAACTTCCCGCGCGCGCACGCCCTCGCCGACGTCGAGACGCACGGCGACGAGCGGCGCGCCCGCACCCGCATCTTCGGTTCGAAACCGGGTTCGTACGGCGCGGGCCTGCTGCAGGTCATGGAGTCGGGCAACTGGCGCAGCAACGACGACCTCGCGGAGGTCTACACGGCGTGGGGTGGGTTCGCGTACGGCCGCGACCTCGACGGCGCGCCCGCACGCGACGACATGGAGCGCAACTATCGACGCATCCAGGTGGCGGCGAAGAACGTCGACAACCGCGAATCCGACATCCTCGACTCCGACGACTACTTCCAGTACCACGGCGGCATGGTCGCGACGGTGAAGGCACTGACGGGTGCCGAACCCAAGGCGTACGTGGGAGATTCGACGAGCCCTGACGCCGTGCGCACCCGCACGCTGACGGAGGAGACCGCCCGCATTTTCCGCGCCCGCGTCGTCAACCCGCGCTGGATCTCGGCGATGCAGCGCCACGGCTACAAGGGCGCGTTCGAGCTCGCCGCGACCGTCGACTACCTGTTCGGTTTCGACGCGACGAGCCAGGTCGTGCCCGACTGGATGTACGAGTCGATCGCGTCCGAGTACGTGCTCGACGAGACGAACCAGGCGTTCATGCGCCATGCGAACCCGTGGGCGCTGCGCGGCATCATCGAGAAGCTCGGCGAGGCGGCCGAGCGTGGACTGTGGGCGGAACCGAACCCCGAGACCGTCGCCGCGATGCAGCAGGTCTACCTCGACGTCGAAGGTGAGCTGGAGGAGTGA
- the bluB gene encoding 5,6-dimethylbenzimidazole synthase, whose translation MSPDESLRGVPAGPARGAPSPDVEGILRHAGDASLAESSRIADSSDGGGFRRPTPVIGDASSARERRDDPAGWSMGAQVQEALADVIGARRDIRRYRPDAVPDELVREVLAAGHAGPSVGHSQPWRFIVVSDPATRDRAAHLADTARLRQARQMLPERAARLLDLKLEGLREAPVGVVVACDRRVPAAGVLGRATFTDTDVWSCACAIENMWLTARAHGLGMGWVTLFEPADLADLLGLPDGVETLGWMCLGWPDERPPEPGLQRAAWSAKLALDDVVLAERWPETGEIDATARGPETVGVDGGPAAFGSGAPASGLRPTGPPPSYLAGPEGARLVVASDDADRLLAPPEALGVLDRVVNRVAAIAGPDVAGGTLVLAGADHPVTRHGVSAYASSVTADVMRAARAGTSLGAAHARSAGLACLVVDAGVDGRQPAPASGADELSAGVPTERVDLVGPRGDLVDADALTPHDVEACLAAGRRLGARAGASGLVVLGEVGVGNTTIAAALAAALLEAPSDAVLGLGSGADAAMMARKKRVVEAALERSQGSRDVATNRGERARLALTQVGGPEVAVLAGVVLGAAEAHAPIVLDGLATSVAALAAARMEPSVQAYLVAGQRSRESAHGLMLDELGLEPLLDLRLRAGEGVGACLAAGMILQALDARRASVRTTDAGGVLGDGDAAGDS comes from the coding sequence GTGAGCCCCGACGAGTCGCTGCGTGGAGTGCCGGCAGGGCCTGCGCGGGGTGCGCCGTCCCCGGATGTCGAGGGGATTCTGCGTCACGCCGGGGACGCCTCGCTCGCGGAGTCTTCTCGGATCGCCGACTCGAGCGACGGAGGTGGCTTCCGTCGTCCGACGCCTGTCATCGGTGACGCCTCGTCGGCGCGCGAACGCCGCGATGATCCGGCTGGCTGGTCCATGGGCGCGCAGGTGCAGGAAGCCCTCGCCGACGTCATCGGGGCGCGTCGTGACATTCGGCGTTACCGCCCCGACGCGGTGCCGGACGAGCTCGTGCGCGAGGTGCTCGCTGCGGGTCATGCCGGGCCGTCGGTCGGCCATTCACAGCCGTGGCGGTTCATCGTCGTGAGCGATCCGGCAACCCGGGATCGCGCTGCGCACCTCGCGGACACGGCACGCTTGCGGCAGGCGCGTCAGATGCTGCCCGAGCGGGCGGCGCGGTTGCTCGACCTCAAGCTCGAAGGGCTGCGCGAGGCGCCCGTCGGCGTCGTCGTTGCCTGTGACCGGCGCGTGCCCGCAGCGGGCGTGCTCGGGCGGGCGACGTTCACCGACACGGACGTCTGGTCATGCGCGTGCGCCATCGAGAACATGTGGCTGACGGCGCGCGCCCACGGACTCGGCATGGGGTGGGTGACGCTGTTCGAACCCGCCGATCTGGCTGATCTGCTCGGCCTGCCCGACGGCGTCGAGACCCTCGGCTGGATGTGCCTCGGCTGGCCCGACGAGCGTCCGCCCGAACCAGGTCTGCAGCGCGCCGCATGGTCGGCCAAGCTGGCTCTCGACGACGTCGTGCTGGCAGAACGCTGGCCCGAGACGGGTGAGATCGATGCCACGGCACGCGGACCGGAGACCGTGGGTGTCGACGGCGGCCCGGCGGCGTTCGGTTCAGGGGCCCCCGCGTCAGGCTTGCGTCCGACCGGGCCGCCACCGTCCTACCTCGCAGGCCCCGAAGGCGCCCGTCTCGTCGTCGCCAGCGACGACGCCGACCGCCTGCTCGCTCCGCCGGAGGCGCTCGGGGTGCTCGACCGCGTCGTCAACCGGGTCGCCGCCATCGCCGGGCCGGACGTCGCCGGCGGCACACTGGTCCTGGCCGGTGCCGACCACCCGGTCACCCGCCACGGCGTGAGCGCCTACGCCTCGTCCGTGACGGCCGACGTCATGCGCGCGGCCAGGGCGGGCACTTCCCTTGGAGCGGCACATGCGCGTTCGGCCGGCCTTGCCTGTCTTGTCGTCGATGCCGGCGTGGACGGGCGGCAGCCGGCGCCTGCATCGGGTGCCGATGAGCTTTCCGCGGGCGTCCCCACCGAGCGCGTGGACCTCGTGGGGCCACGGGGTGACCTGGTTGACGCCGACGCGCTCACCCCGCACGACGTCGAGGCGTGTCTTGCGGCCGGGCGGCGGCTCGGGGCGAGGGCCGGGGCGAGCGGTCTCGTCGTGCTCGGCGAGGTCGGCGTCGGCAACACGACGATCGCCGCTGCTCTCGCGGCGGCGCTGCTCGAGGCTCCGTCCGACGCTGTGCTCGGCCTCGGATCGGGCGCGGATGCCGCGATGATGGCGCGCAAGAAGCGCGTGGTCGAGGCCGCACTGGAGCGCAGCCAAGGCTCACGTGACGTCGCCACGAATCGGGGCGAGCGTGCCCGCCTGGCACTCACGCAGGTCGGTGGGCCGGAGGTCGCGGTGCTCGCAGGTGTCGTGCTCGGCGCCGCTGAGGCGCACGCGCCGATCGTCCTCGACGGACTGGCGACGTCTGTCGCGGCTTTGGCGGCCGCACGGATGGAGCCGTCGGTCCAGGCGTATCTCGTGGCGGGTCAGCGCAGCCGGGAGAGCGCGCACGGTCTCATGCTCGACGAACTCGGCCTCGAACCACTGCTCGACCTGCGCCTTCGCGCCGGCGAGGGCGTCGGTGCGTGTCTCGCTGCGGGGATGATCCTGCAGGCGCTGGACGCGCGCCGCGCCTCCGTGCGCACGACCGATGCCGGCGGCGTACTCGGCGACGGTGATGCGGCAGGAGACAGCTGA
- a CDS encoding VOC family protein, with translation MGLYLSHTTWDARDPFAVAQFWRALMGWEIAEPESYRPGSDECSLEAPNGTIVLFYRVPDAKQVKNRAHMDLRAQASTRDAEIERALALGATMVDDRRSDLGWAVLADPEGNEFCILDG, from the coding sequence ATGGGGCTGTATCTGTCCCACACGACCTGGGACGCGCGCGATCCGTTCGCCGTCGCGCAGTTCTGGCGCGCACTCATGGGATGGGAGATCGCCGAGCCGGAGTCGTACCGTCCCGGCTCGGACGAGTGCTCACTCGAGGCCCCGAACGGCACCATCGTGCTGTTCTACCGGGTGCCCGATGCGAAGCAGGTGAAGAATCGCGCCCACATGGATCTGCGGGCTCAGGCCTCGACGCGTGATGCCGAGATCGAGCGTGCCCTCGCCCTCGGCGCGACGATGGTCGACGATCGCCGCAGCGACCTCGGCTGGGCCGTCCTCGCCGACCCAGAGGGCAACGAGTTCTGCATCCTCGACGGTTGA
- the cobF gene encoding precorrin-6A synthase (deacetylating) — translation MTDTTTPREVRVIGIGAGSPRHLTLEAIDAMREVDVFLVADKGDEKRELVEVREALCRTHLAEGSYRFVALPDPRRGPDAERDAHQYTDGVLDWHDARAHAWGEVIDALEPGIVVGFLVWGDPAFYDSTIRVVDRLARHRPVNSLVIPGISAFQTLAAAHGIVLHEIGQPVHVTTGRRLVSEWSPGLGTVVVMLDGHLACRHLVETHPALVIHWGAYVGMPQQTLRAGRLVDVIDEIVDVRARLKQEHGWVMDVYALSLPAS, via the coding sequence ATGACGGACACCACGACCCCTCGCGAGGTTCGCGTCATCGGTATCGGCGCGGGCTCCCCGCGTCATCTGACGCTCGAGGCGATCGACGCGATGCGTGAGGTCGACGTCTTCCTCGTCGCCGACAAGGGCGATGAGAAGCGCGAGCTCGTCGAGGTGCGCGAGGCACTGTGCCGCACGCATCTGGCCGAGGGCAGCTACCGGTTCGTCGCGCTCCCCGATCCGCGGCGCGGCCCCGACGCCGAGCGTGACGCGCACCAGTACACCGACGGTGTTCTCGATTGGCACGACGCGCGCGCTCACGCGTGGGGCGAGGTGATCGACGCGCTCGAGCCGGGAATCGTCGTCGGATTCCTCGTCTGGGGTGACCCCGCGTTCTACGACTCGACGATCCGCGTCGTCGATCGACTGGCGCGCCATCGGCCGGTGAACTCGCTTGTCATTCCGGGCATCTCGGCGTTCCAGACCCTCGCCGCGGCGCACGGCATCGTGCTGCACGAGATCGGCCAACCGGTGCACGTCACGACCGGACGACGGCTCGTGAGTGAATGGTCCCCCGGCCTCGGAACGGTCGTCGTCATGCTCGACGGGCACCTCGCCTGCCGCCACCTCGTCGAGACGCACCCTGCCCTCGTCATCCACTGGGGCGCGTATGTCGGCATGCCCCAGCAGACGCTGCGCGCGGGCCGCCTCGTCGACGTCATCGACGAGATCGTCGACGTTCGTGCCCGCCTGAAGCAGGAGCACGGCTGGGTCATGGACGTCTACGCGCTGAGCCTGCCGGCATCCTGA